One part of the Arabidopsis thaliana chromosome 4, partial sequence genome encodes these proteins:
- the AGP18 gene encoding arabinogalactan protein 18 (arabinogalactan protein 18 (AGP18); BEST Arabidopsis thaliana protein match is: arabinogalactan protein 17 (TAIR:AT2G23130.1); Has 30201 Blast hits to 17322 proteins in 780 species: Archae - 12; Bacteria - 1396; Metazoa - 17338; Fungi - 3422; Plants - 5037; Viruses - 0; Other Eukaryotes - 2996 (source: NCBI BLink).) translates to MDRNFLLTVTLICIVVAGVGGQSPISSPTKSPTTPSAPTTSPTKSPAVTSPTTAPAKTPTASASSPVESPKSPAPVSESSPPPTPVPESSPPVPAPMVSSPVSSPPVPAPVADSPPAPVAAPVADVPAPAPSKHKKTTKKSKKHQAAPAPAPELLGPPAPPTESPGPNSDAFSPGPSADDQSGAASTRVLRNVAVGAVATAWAVLVMAF, encoded by the exons GGCCAATCTCCTATCTCTTCTCCGACCAAATCTCCCACCACTCCTTCTGCTCCAACTACTTCCCCTACTAAATCCCCCGCCGTTACTTCTCCCACTACGGCTCCGGCGAAAACTCCAACTGCTTCGGCTTCTTCACCGGTTGAGTCACCAAAATCTCCGGCTCCTGTTAGCGAGTCGTCTCCACCACCGACACCTGTTCCAGAGAGCTCTCCTCCGGTTCCTGCACCAATGGTTTCTTCTCCAGTGAGCTCTCCACCGGTTCCAGCACCAGTAGCTGATTCTCCTCCAGCTCCGGTAGCCGCTCCGGTTGCTGATGTACCGGCTCCTGCTCCAAGCAAGCATAAGAAGACTACAAAGAAATCGAAAAAGCATCAAGCTGCACCTGCTCCGGCTCCGGAACTTCTCGGTCCACCTGCACCACCGACTGAATCTCCCGGACCTAACTCCGACGCTTTTTCTCCCGGTCCTTCCGCCGACGATCAG AGCGGAGCAGCGAGCACAAGGGTGTTGAGGAATGTAGCGGTGGGAGCGGTTGCAACCGCATGGGCCGTTCTCGTTATGGCAttctaa
- a CDS encoding calcium ion-binding protein (BEST Arabidopsis thaliana protein match is: Calcium-binding EF hand family protein (TAIR:AT1G64850.1); Has 30201 Blast hits to 17322 proteins in 780 species: Archae - 12; Bacteria - 1396; Metazoa - 17338; Fungi - 3422; Plants - 5037; Viruses - 0; Other Eukaryotes - 2996 (source: NCBI BLink).), which yields MGSSMGFLGKGVPPTQMMNMVMGSLYKQFTQKAINNFDDFHVAVLDIFNNFNSALPGRHFDFPTPDQIKVCFARWKEAKDEEEKKKLFIEFMSKSVKPSKLDDVTMITGIVSPPAAMAAKRAGENVPQLKLIKLIPDVIFVPTVTILAIVSAKLSRRMYLK from the exons ATGGGTAGTTCAATGGGCTTTCTCGGAAAAg GGGTACCACCGACGCAGATGATGAATATGGTAATGGGTTCACTCTACAAACAATTTACCCAAAAAGCTATCAACAACTTCGACGATTTCCACGTTGCTGTTTTAGACATCTTTAA CAACTTCAACTCGGCTTTACCAGGCAGGCACTTCGATTTCCCAACCCCGGACCAAATAAAG GTTTGTTTCGCGCGGTGGAAGGAAGcgaaagacgaagaagagaagaaaaaattgttcatTGAGTTCATGTCAAAGAGCGTGAAGCCAAGTAAACTCGATGATGTCACTATGATCACCGGAATAGTATCTCCACCGGCGGCAATGGCGGCTAAGAGAGCAGGAGAGAATGTTCCTCagttaaaattaatcaaactTATACCTGATGTTATATTCGTCCCTACGGTCACCATTTTAGCCATTGTCTCTGCCAAACTCTCTAGACGAATGTATTTGAAATAG
- a CDS encoding calcium ion-binding protein has translation MMNMVMGSLYKQFTQKAINNFDDFHVAVLDIFNNFNSALPGRHFDFPTPDQIKVCFARWKEAKDEEEKKKLFIEFMSKSVKPSKLDDVTMITGIVSPPAAMAAKRAGENVPQLKLIKLIPDVIFVPTVTILAIVSAKLSRRMYLK, from the exons ATGATGAATATGGTAATGGGTTCACTCTACAAACAATTTACCCAAAAAGCTATCAACAACTTCGACGATTTCCACGTTGCTGTTTTAGACATCTTTAA CAACTTCAACTCGGCTTTACCAGGCAGGCACTTCGATTTCCCAACCCCGGACCAAATAAAG GTTTGTTTCGCGCGGTGGAAGGAAGcgaaagacgaagaagagaagaaaaaattgttcatTGAGTTCATGTCAAAGAGCGTGAAGCCAAGTAAACTCGATGATGTCACTATGATCACCGGAATAGTATCTCCACCGGCGGCAATGGCGGCTAAGAGAGCAGGAGAGAATGTTCCTCagttaaaattaatcaaactTATACCTGATGTTATATTCGTCCCTACGGTCACCATTTTAGCCATTGTCTCTGCCAAACTCTCTAGACGAATGTATTTGAAATAG